In the genome of Gadus chalcogrammus isolate NIFS_2021 chromosome 21, NIFS_Gcha_1.0, whole genome shotgun sequence, one region contains:
- the napbb gene encoding N-ethylmaleimide-sensitive factor attachment protein, beta b: MDNSGKEKEAIQLMADADKKVKSSGSFLGGMFGGGPHKVEEACEMYCRAANMFKMAKNWSAAGAAFCKAARIHSQLQNKHDCATSFIDAGNAYKKIDPNEAIKCLNAAIDIYTDMGRFTIAAKHHINIAEIYEAELVDIEKAIAHYEQAADYYKGEESNSSANKCLLKVGAYSAQLEQYAKAIEIYEQVGSNTMDNPLLKYSAKEYFFKASLCHFIVDELNAKIAVEKYEEMFPAFSDSRECKLLKKLLEAHEEQNCEAFTEAVKEFDSISRLDQWHTTLLLRIKKTIQGDEGDLK; the protein is encoded by the exons ATGGACAACTCGGGGAAGGAAAAGGAAGCCATTCAGCTGATGGCTGATGCTGACAAAAAAGTCAAGTCATCAGGCTCTTTCTTAGGAGGGATGTTTGGAGG TGGACCTCACAAGGTGGAGGAGGCCTGTGAGATGTACTGCAGAGCCGCCAACATGTTCAAGATGGCCAAGAACTGGAGCG CCGCGGGGGCGGCCTTCTGCAAGGCTGCGCGGATCCACAGCCAGCTGCAGAACAAGCACGACTGTGCCACCAGCTTCATCGACGCAGGGAACGCCTACAAGAAGATCGACCCAAACG AGGCAATCAAGTGTTTAAACGCAGCCATCGATATTTACACTGACATG GGAAGATTCACCATCGCAGCCAAACATCACATAAACATCGCAGAGATCTACGAGGCTGAGTTGGTGGACATAGAAAAG GCAATTGCACATTATGAACAAGCAGCGGATTATTACAAAGGAGAGGAGTCAAACAG CTCGGCCAACAAGTGTCTGCTTAAGGTGGGCGCCTACAGTGCTCAGTTGGAGCAGTACGCCAAGGCCATTGAGATCTATGAGCAG GTGGGCTCAAACACCATGGACAACCCCCTGCTCAAGTACAGCGCCAAGGAGTACTTCTTCAAAGCCTCGCTGTGCCACTTCATCGTGGATGAGCTCAACGCCAAG ATCGCCGTGGAGAAGTACGAGGAGATGTTCCCGGCCTTCTCAGACTCCAGAGAGTGCAAGCTGCTGAAG aaACTGCTGGAGGCGCATGAGGAGCAGAACTGCGAGGCGTTCACCGAGGCG GTGAAGGAGTTTGACTCCATCTCCCGCCTGGACCAGTGGCACACTACCCTGCTGCTGCGCATCAAGAAGACCATCCAGGGGGACGAGGGAGACCTCAAGTAG